A part of Myxococcus landrumus genomic DNA contains:
- a CDS encoding GNAT family N-acetyltransferase, with translation MNQNSVRYVVLRPDTLGPYVERLRMLERGIEYPIADGADHFFIDHGPHYHPFFSSMGEAYFLLALRGEELLGSVTGVSRQVFRGTHSAQALYICDLKVAAHARGTGLARRLILQGLTHLFRIPALRRTRFLYGAAMRGARGDVMHTVRGWNPLRMGRPQSRLALYFVPTSRLATLDLTHAPKPVPQDGLVLGPAPSRRLDGSGWCTTSGSKDLQLLSTQKPWPLVHLAAPPSAWTHGWGHYLRTCGQELAAHSPESLACFSIDERLADHVSWLRGVGLPPDAACTVYSLDLTRLKGTPAWVHLPSSEI, from the coding sequence ATGAACCAGAACAGCGTGCGCTACGTGGTCCTCCGGCCCGACACGCTCGGCCCGTACGTCGAGCGGCTCCGCATGCTCGAGCGCGGAATCGAGTACCCCATCGCCGACGGCGCCGACCACTTCTTCATCGACCACGGGCCCCACTACCACCCGTTCTTCTCCTCCATGGGAGAGGCCTACTTCCTCCTCGCCCTGCGCGGAGAGGAACTCCTGGGCTCCGTGACAGGCGTCTCACGCCAGGTCTTCCGAGGGACACACTCCGCCCAGGCGCTCTACATCTGCGACCTCAAGGTGGCCGCCCACGCGCGAGGAACCGGGCTGGCCCGAAGGCTCATCCTCCAGGGACTCACCCACCTGTTCCGCATCCCGGCCCTGCGGCGCACCCGGTTCCTCTACGGAGCCGCCATGCGCGGCGCACGCGGCGACGTCATGCACACCGTCCGAGGCTGGAATCCCCTGCGCATGGGCCGCCCCCAGAGCCGCCTCGCGCTCTACTTCGTGCCCACGTCCCGCCTCGCCACCCTCGACCTCACCCACGCCCCCAAACCCGTGCCCCAAGACGGACTCGTGCTCGGCCCCGCCCCCAGCCGACGACTTGACGGCTCGGGGTGGTGCACCACCTCCGGCAGCAAGGACCTCCAGCTCCTCTCCACCCAGAAGCCCTGGCCCCTGGTCCACCTCGCGGCGCCGCCCTCGGCGTGGACCCACGGCTGGGGGCACTACCTGCGAACCTGCGGACAGGAGCTCGCCGCCCACAGCCCCGAGTCGCTCGCCTGCTTCTCCATCGACGAACGGCTGGCGGACCATGTTTCCTGGCTACGGGGCGTGGGCCTGCCCCCGGACGCGGCGTGCACTGTCTATTCTCTCGACCTCACCCGACTTAAGGGTACCCCCGCATGGGTGCACCTTCCCTCCTCCGAAATCTGA
- a CDS encoding DUF3419 family protein, whose translation MSPSTFRLKFAVVREDPRLEQFLIERTQARALLTVASGGCTLLTLAHENPSVDLVGFDFNPRQLDHVREKAASLGTSSPEHFNIRETAPTGLNQRGEFEGLFRTLRHFLEEFVAPRPQLQTYFEPSTPSAVRDTLRSTWFASAYWPVAFQLAFADPFLHAMFGPAATQHAAPGSYPRYFQATFERGLSRDDAHRNPYLQHVLLGAYRPEDSPAYLRATSPRPFQLIQGSLPDVPGMGRFDVISLSNIFDWSDDTLVAEWAALLSREARPGCAVLMRQLNNQRDLRRFFSPAFDFDDALGTRLQAQDRSLFYERIEVGFRRPTPA comes from the coding sequence TTGAGTCCCTCGACCTTCCGCTTGAAGTTCGCCGTCGTCCGCGAGGACCCCAGGCTGGAGCAGTTCCTCATCGAGCGCACCCAGGCCCGCGCCCTCCTCACCGTCGCCTCCGGTGGATGCACGCTCCTCACGCTCGCGCACGAGAACCCTTCCGTGGATCTGGTGGGCTTCGACTTCAACCCGCGCCAGCTCGACCACGTGCGCGAGAAGGCCGCGAGCCTGGGCACCTCGTCGCCCGAGCACTTCAACATCCGGGAGACCGCTCCCACGGGACTGAATCAGCGCGGAGAGTTCGAGGGCCTCTTCCGCACCCTGCGCCACTTCCTCGAGGAGTTCGTGGCCCCCCGCCCGCAACTCCAGACGTACTTCGAGCCCTCCACGCCCTCGGCCGTTCGCGACACCTTGCGCTCCACCTGGTTCGCCTCCGCCTACTGGCCCGTGGCCTTCCAGCTCGCGTTCGCGGACCCGTTCCTCCACGCCATGTTCGGCCCCGCTGCCACTCAACATGCGGCCCCCGGCTCATACCCTCGCTACTTCCAGGCCACCTTCGAGCGCGGACTGAGCCGCGACGACGCCCACCGCAATCCCTATCTTCAGCACGTCCTCCTCGGCGCCTACCGCCCTGAGGACAGCCCCGCCTATCTCCGCGCCACGAGCCCGCGTCCCTTCCAGCTCATCCAAGGCTCGCTGCCCGACGTGCCCGGCATGGGCCGCTTCGACGTCATCTCCCTGTCCAACATCTTCGACTGGTCGGATGACACCCTCGTCGCCGAATGGGCGGCCCTGCTGTCGCGAGAAGCCCGCCCGGGCTGCGCCGTGCTGATGCGTCAGCTCAACAACCAGCGCGACCTGCGCCGCTTCTTCAGCCCCGCCTTCGACTTCGACGACGCGCTCGGCACCCGGCTCCAGGCGCAGGACCGCAGCCTGTTCTACGAGCGCATCGAGGTCGGCTTCCGACGGCCCACTCCCGCATGA
- a CDS encoding fatty acid desaturase family protein yields the protein MPMPSLSLSSEHMRELERVDARHLPRLGVFVVLLGMSAWGATLLASMASSPWVWSARMVLYVVSAASLHGISLFTHEAVHGGLSSRPWLNRLGGMVCAWPVLQNFAAYKVLHLRHHRDLGGGLDPDHYANYTGRRWLELLMHVGRLLLGYPAYITMIPILGWRHGTASEKRWMGFEVVMVVVGGVLAGVFVPWPVLLHGWVIPMVIINTMVNIRGMSQHTFLVEADHPVRGTRTILSNPVTRFFMCNENYHLEHHLYPRVPWYNLPALHRALQADLVSQGAPFIPSYASFVWGVVSGGLMREAQRGHAANV from the coding sequence ATGCCGATGCCTTCCCTGTCACTGTCTTCCGAGCACATGCGTGAGCTGGAGCGCGTCGACGCGCGCCATCTTCCCCGGCTGGGTGTGTTCGTGGTGCTGCTGGGAATGTCGGCCTGGGGCGCGACGTTGCTCGCGAGCATGGCGTCCTCGCCGTGGGTGTGGAGTGCGCGGATGGTGCTCTACGTCGTCTCCGCGGCTTCATTGCACGGCATCAGTTTGTTCACCCACGAGGCGGTCCATGGCGGGTTGTCCTCGCGACCGTGGCTGAACCGGTTGGGTGGCATGGTGTGCGCGTGGCCGGTGTTGCAGAACTTCGCGGCCTACAAGGTGCTGCACCTGCGGCACCACCGGGATCTGGGAGGAGGGTTGGACCCGGACCACTACGCCAACTACACGGGGCGGCGGTGGCTGGAGTTGTTGATGCACGTGGGGCGGTTGCTCCTGGGGTACCCCGCGTACATCACGATGATTCCCATCCTGGGATGGAGACACGGCACGGCGTCGGAGAAGCGGTGGATGGGCTTCGAGGTGGTGATGGTCGTCGTGGGCGGTGTGCTCGCGGGCGTCTTCGTGCCCTGGCCGGTGTTGCTGCATGGCTGGGTCATCCCGATGGTCATCATCAACACGATGGTGAACATCCGGGGGATGAGTCAGCACACGTTCCTCGTGGAGGCGGACCACCCGGTCCGAGGGACGCGGACCATCCTCTCCAATCCGGTGACGCGGTTCTTCATGTGCAATGAGAACTACCACCTGGAGCACCACCTGTACCCGCGAGTGCCCTGGTACAACCTTCCGGCGCTGCACCGTGCTCTCCAGGCCGACCTCGTGTCGCAGGGGGCGCCCTTCATCCCGTCGTATGCCTCGTTCGTCTGGGGTGTCGTCAGTGGCGGCTTGATGCGAGAGGCCCAGCGGGGCCATGCCGCGAATGTCTGA
- a CDS encoding phosphatase PAP2 family protein produces the protein MPRMSERPYPHEVLLAALGVTLSVALLVVAGASAVSLQVLGATVLFIVSVAVLAKLDGWAHVFRVRLLLAYVATFFFYASVKATIPALGLATRDAWLFSLDARVFGGTTPSVWLQRWSVPWVNEVFSAAYLSFHVYLHLAMLWAVVGPREKAEAFFGQVFAAYVPGIVGYYLVPAVGPVAAFPELFTVPIEGGWVTRLNAMVVASGSSTYDLFPSLHVFITLVLLGHDARANPRRFRWMVPVAGGLFLSTLVLRYHYAVDLLAGVVWFVGFRALYPRLVARWGPLRRAVTVPAPH, from the coding sequence ATGCCGCGAATGTCTGAGCGGCCGTATCCGCACGAGGTCTTGCTGGCGGCGTTGGGGGTGACGCTGTCGGTGGCGCTCCTGGTGGTCGCGGGGGCCTCGGCGGTGTCGCTCCAGGTGCTCGGGGCGACGGTGCTGTTCATCGTGTCGGTGGCGGTGCTCGCGAAGCTGGATGGGTGGGCACACGTCTTTCGAGTGCGGTTGCTCCTGGCGTATGTCGCGACGTTCTTCTTCTATGCCTCGGTGAAGGCGACCATCCCCGCGCTGGGGCTCGCGACGAGGGATGCGTGGTTGTTCAGCCTGGATGCGCGTGTCTTTGGTGGGACGACGCCGTCTGTCTGGTTGCAGCGGTGGAGCGTGCCGTGGGTGAACGAGGTGTTCAGCGCGGCCTATCTCTCGTTCCATGTGTATCTGCACCTCGCGATGCTCTGGGCAGTGGTGGGGCCTCGTGAGAAGGCGGAGGCGTTCTTCGGCCAGGTCTTCGCGGCGTATGTGCCGGGAATCGTGGGCTACTACCTGGTCCCTGCCGTGGGGCCCGTGGCGGCGTTTCCCGAGCTGTTCACGGTGCCCATCGAGGGTGGGTGGGTGACGCGGCTGAATGCGATGGTGGTGGCGAGCGGGTCGTCGACGTACGACCTGTTCCCGAGCCTGCATGTGTTCATCACGCTGGTGCTGCTGGGGCATGACGCGCGTGCGAACCCCCGGCGCTTCCGGTGGATGGTGCCAGTGGCGGGGGGGCTGTTCCTGTCGACGTTGGTGCTGCGCTACCACTACGCGGTGGACCTGCTCGCGGGGGTGGTGTGGTTCGTGGGCTTCCGGGCGCTGTATCCGAGGCTGGTTGCTCGCTGGGGGCCGCTGCGTCGCGCTGTCACGGTGCCGGCGCCGCATTGA
- a CDS encoding DUF1579 family protein, with the protein MSPDASVSRTTPVSLLLLALAASAISCAAHAPLPSPEEQIPYAGNPAPAELQVLAPWVGEWSLDIQVAPNAQSKQGVHFTGKAVGQQLLNGQFIRVDGQTSNGATREEFFILYGYDPGKAVYRRWYYSSIGLVSEFEGRWDASRKEMTWNLLNPARNQTGTIVYAVTADMVTVNVTYKDSEGNVVRSVVNRATRKPRADASLP; encoded by the coding sequence ATGAGCCCTGACGCATCGGTATCTCGAACGACACCCGTGAGTCTCTTGCTGCTCGCCCTGGCTGCCTCGGCGATTTCCTGCGCCGCGCATGCGCCACTTCCTTCCCCGGAAGAGCAGATTCCCTACGCGGGCAACCCGGCGCCCGCGGAGTTGCAGGTGCTGGCTCCGTGGGTGGGGGAGTGGTCGCTCGATATCCAGGTGGCGCCCAACGCTCAGTCCAAGCAGGGCGTTCATTTCACGGGGAAGGCGGTGGGGCAGCAGTTGCTCAATGGGCAGTTCATCCGCGTCGATGGCCAGACGTCGAATGGGGCCACGCGAGAGGAGTTCTTCATCCTCTATGGGTATGACCCGGGCAAGGCCGTCTATCGCCGGTGGTATTACTCCTCGATTGGCCTGGTCAGTGAGTTTGAAGGTCGTTGGGATGCGTCACGGAAGGAGATGACCTGGAACCTGCTCAACCCCGCCAGGAATCAGACGGGGACGATTGTGTATGCCGTCACGGCGGACATGGTGACAGTCAATGTGACGTACAAGGACAGTGAGGGAAACGTCGTCAGGAGTGTGGTCAACCGGGCCACCCGGAAGCCGCGGGCTGACGCGAGTCTCCCCTAA
- a CDS encoding FmdE family protein has product MSLRSRLLVGIVLLMASGCAGAQRASSADDEALARVASIHGGAGPWAVAGYRMGAHALRQLGLPVGSFDLEVVHHSPAKVQYTCVADGAAAATGASLGKLNLSLASTASADEVFTTFRNRATGKTITLKPTAAFAARYLNVPRKQLGTAGRDVMTLTDAEVFEVVAVP; this is encoded by the coding sequence ATGAGCCTGCGTTCCCGCCTCCTCGTCGGCATCGTGTTGCTGATGGCCTCCGGCTGTGCGGGGGCCCAGCGAGCCTCATCCGCCGACGATGAGGCCCTGGCCCGTGTCGCGTCCATTCACGGAGGAGCAGGTCCCTGGGCGGTGGCGGGGTACCGGATGGGTGCCCATGCGCTGCGGCAGCTCGGGCTGCCAGTGGGAAGCTTCGACCTGGAGGTCGTGCATCACAGCCCGGCGAAGGTGCAGTACACGTGCGTCGCGGACGGAGCCGCGGCGGCGACAGGGGCGAGCCTCGGAAAGCTCAATCTCTCGCTCGCGAGCACGGCCTCCGCGGATGAGGTCTTCACGACGTTCCGCAATCGCGCGACGGGGAAGACAATCACTCTCAAGCCCACGGCGGCCTTCGCCGCGCGCTACTTGAACGTGCCGCGCAAGCAATTGGGCACAGCGGGTCGGGACGTGATGACCCTCACGGACGCGGAAGTGTTCGAGGTCGTCGCGGTCCCGTAG
- a CDS encoding NAD-dependent epimerase/dehydratase family protein, whose product MKTLVTGASGFLGRNLLEVLGDDAVALVRTPLDTKVPQVKGTPLEPDAWLSEAKGVKVLVHSAGMVHHSRHHSEEMVRFNIDSSLAMVRAAKALDARLVLVSTSGTVGCFEHATIEADEHSLYAEALVGRWPYYLSKIRAEEQSRKLARQLGVEMTVVRPPVLLGPGDTLGRSTTNVARVLNGRLPFIPAGGIAFTDVRDVAQALATLSKKTTWRDTYHLPGTSLSLRTFFERVGEVAGIPVVQPDVPTFVVKGLAALGSRVPIKKLPDPVVLEMSMCHWGFKTLWSHEELDYRPRGHRQTLSDTVAWLRAEQARH is encoded by the coding sequence ATGAAGACCCTCGTCACGGGAGCCAGCGGGTTTCTGGGTCGGAACCTGCTCGAGGTGCTGGGAGACGACGCGGTGGCGCTGGTGCGCACGCCGCTGGACACGAAGGTGCCGCAGGTGAAGGGCACGCCGCTGGAGCCCGACGCGTGGTTGTCGGAGGCGAAGGGCGTGAAGGTGTTGGTGCACTCGGCGGGGATGGTGCATCACAGCCGGCACCACTCCGAGGAGATGGTGCGCTTCAACATCGACAGCTCGCTGGCGATGGTCCGGGCGGCGAAGGCGCTCGATGCGCGGCTGGTGCTGGTGTCGACGTCGGGCACGGTGGGGTGTTTCGAACACGCCACCATCGAGGCCGATGAGCATTCGCTCTACGCGGAGGCCCTGGTGGGCCGCTGGCCCTACTACCTGTCGAAGATTCGGGCGGAGGAGCAGTCGCGGAAGCTGGCGCGGCAGTTGGGCGTGGAGATGACGGTGGTGCGGCCGCCCGTGCTGCTGGGGCCTGGGGACACGCTGGGGCGTTCGACGACGAACGTGGCGCGGGTGCTGAATGGCCGGCTGCCGTTCATTCCGGCGGGCGGCATCGCGTTCACGGACGTGCGAGACGTGGCCCAGGCGCTGGCGACGTTGTCGAAGAAGACGACGTGGCGGGACACGTACCATCTGCCTGGGACGTCGCTGTCGCTGCGGACCTTCTTCGAGCGCGTGGGCGAGGTCGCTGGGATTCCGGTGGTGCAGCCGGATGTGCCGACGTTCGTGGTGAAGGGGCTGGCGGCGCTGGGCTCGCGAGTGCCCATCAAGAAGCTGCCGGACCCCGTGGTGCTCGAGATGTCGATGTGCCACTGGGGGTTCAAGACGCTGTGGAGCCACGAGGAGCTCGACTATCGCCCTCGGGGACACCGTCAGACCTTGAGCGACACCGTGGCGTGGCTGCGCGCGGAGCAGGCGCGCCACTGA
- a CDS encoding SDR family oxidoreductase, producing the protein MSRHVFLTGVTGFVGKVVLEALLVRGVERVTVLVRESKDRQGRVQSAEERFTKVAQAACFSHLTPGWTNRVDVVSGDLEKPDCGLSAADASKVRQDVTHVVHCAASVEFDLPLAQATSANIKSALSVLELARTCPKLVGMVDVSTAYVTVWRPGPIEERLAHLPKPAEELYAAFQVAEGDGREWMELTGHPNTYTLTKSVAEHLICERRGNVPVVIVRPSIVSASHRTPFPAWLDSPAALAGCLLYSGLGVVRAFNADPSVRLDVVPVDVVASEVVRSVFGPMPRPGEEVPIVHATMGIQRALRIDMAAASTIEWFKNRPGVVKTPDMFVGRKDHGFDGVDFLRRELPVQLQKAALTLLGQKKAHRRLTRADEKVQYLNEGFSYFTHHTFDFVRSTPLEVPGFEPREYVRVVNQGLYRHLLSRDETQVSFAGPKHDDARDDRTWLLQRPTKNTTLKVFGYSLRKTFRHCTSDVTFDRPSFEHAVAQVPPDALVVLAPTHRSYFDFLLASYLCFQHPDLGISMPHIAAAEEFGRIPVVGPILRDSQAFFIKRGVGKEVPELGEELRRLTEKNASLMFFIEGQRSRARLMLPPKRGLLRALQNTGRRFAVLPVAISYDRLPEETSLAKELAGEPRPKMTLTGVMSWLSKLARGKVQLGRVHLACGAPQMLESTTDVRTLSHTLMAELQRHTTVSSFHLRAFLAEHSIPGVDETWLKEAIERRGGRVVTSDLPVPSPLTPSLSYSLRNQWQHWFAGDVLARQPGNAALEDHLSRYRWCSTPLAECEDARVDAVVEALYAPVVRDYREVTKVRAPGELKVVEVAHRPHLDGVVQALVSRDIVKPTDDGFEWGSNATQLSGFHEACAWRGGVER; encoded by the coding sequence ATGTCCCGCCATGTGTTTCTCACCGGGGTCACCGGTTTCGTGGGCAAGGTGGTGCTGGAGGCGCTGCTCGTCCGGGGCGTCGAGCGCGTCACCGTGCTGGTGCGTGAGTCGAAGGACCGCCAGGGGCGCGTGCAGTCGGCCGAGGAGCGCTTCACGAAGGTGGCGCAGGCCGCGTGCTTCTCGCACCTCACTCCGGGATGGACGAACCGCGTCGACGTGGTGAGCGGCGACCTGGAGAAGCCCGACTGCGGCCTGTCCGCCGCGGATGCGAGCAAGGTGCGCCAGGACGTCACGCACGTCGTGCACTGCGCGGCGAGCGTGGAGTTCGACCTGCCGCTGGCGCAGGCGACGTCCGCCAACATCAAGAGCGCGCTCTCGGTGCTGGAGCTGGCGCGCACGTGCCCGAAGCTCGTGGGCATGGTCGACGTGTCCACGGCCTATGTCACCGTGTGGCGGCCCGGTCCCATCGAGGAGCGGCTGGCGCACCTGCCCAAGCCGGCCGAAGAGCTCTACGCGGCCTTCCAGGTGGCGGAGGGTGATGGCCGCGAGTGGATGGAGCTCACGGGCCACCCCAACACGTACACGCTCACCAAGAGCGTCGCCGAGCACCTCATCTGCGAGCGGCGTGGGAATGTGCCCGTCGTCATCGTCCGGCCCAGCATCGTGTCGGCGTCGCACCGCACGCCCTTCCCGGCGTGGCTCGACAGCCCGGCGGCGCTCGCCGGCTGCCTGCTGTACAGCGGACTCGGGGTGGTGCGGGCGTTCAATGCCGACCCGTCGGTGCGCCTCGACGTGGTGCCCGTGGACGTGGTGGCGAGCGAGGTCGTCCGCTCGGTGTTCGGCCCCATGCCTCGCCCTGGCGAGGAGGTGCCCATCGTCCACGCCACCATGGGGATTCAGCGCGCGCTGCGCATCGACATGGCGGCGGCGTCGACCATCGAGTGGTTCAAGAACCGCCCGGGCGTGGTGAAGACGCCGGACATGTTCGTGGGCCGCAAGGACCACGGCTTCGACGGCGTCGACTTCCTGCGCCGGGAGCTGCCGGTGCAGTTGCAGAAGGCCGCGCTCACGCTGCTGGGCCAGAAGAAGGCCCACCGCCGGCTCACGCGCGCCGACGAGAAGGTGCAGTACCTGAACGAGGGCTTCTCGTACTTCACGCACCACACGTTCGACTTCGTGCGGAGCACCCCGCTCGAGGTGCCCGGGTTCGAGCCGCGCGAGTACGTGCGCGTGGTGAACCAGGGCCTGTACCGGCACCTGCTGTCGCGCGATGAGACGCAGGTGTCCTTCGCGGGACCGAAGCACGACGATGCGCGGGACGACCGGACGTGGCTCCTGCAGCGTCCGACGAAGAACACGACGCTCAAGGTGTTCGGCTACTCGCTGCGCAAGACGTTCCGCCACTGCACGAGCGACGTGACGTTCGACCGACCGTCCTTCGAGCACGCGGTGGCGCAGGTTCCCCCGGACGCGCTCGTGGTGCTGGCGCCCACGCATCGCAGCTACTTCGACTTCCTGCTGGCCAGCTACCTGTGCTTCCAGCACCCGGACCTGGGCATCTCGATGCCGCACATCGCGGCGGCGGAGGAGTTCGGCCGCATCCCGGTGGTGGGGCCGATTCTGAGGGACTCGCAGGCGTTCTTCATCAAGCGCGGCGTGGGCAAGGAAGTGCCGGAGCTGGGCGAGGAGCTGCGCCGACTCACGGAGAAGAACGCGTCGCTCATGTTCTTCATCGAGGGCCAGCGCAGCCGGGCGCGGTTGATGCTACCGCCGAAGCGAGGGCTGCTGCGCGCGCTGCAGAACACGGGGCGCCGGTTCGCCGTGCTACCCGTCGCCATCTCGTATGACCGGCTCCCCGAGGAGACCTCGCTCGCGAAGGAGCTGGCGGGCGAGCCACGTCCGAAGATGACGCTCACGGGTGTGATGTCGTGGCTGTCGAAGCTGGCGCGCGGCAAGGTGCAGTTGGGCCGAGTGCACCTGGCGTGTGGTGCGCCACAGATGCTCGAGAGCACCACGGATGTGCGGACGCTGAGCCATACGCTGATGGCGGAGCTTCAGCGGCACACCACGGTGAGCAGCTTCCACCTGCGCGCGTTCCTCGCCGAGCACTCGATTCCGGGGGTCGACGAGACGTGGCTGAAGGAGGCCATCGAGCGCCGGGGTGGACGCGTGGTGACGAGCGACCTGCCGGTGCCGTCTCCCTTGACGCCTTCGTTGTCGTATTCGCTGCGCAACCAGTGGCAGCACTGGTTCGCGGGGGATGTACTGGCCCGGCAGCCGGGCAACGCGGCGCTCGAGGACCACCTGTCGCGCTACCGCTGGTGCTCGACGCCGCTGGCCGAGTGCGAGGATGCGCGCGTGGACGCGGTGGTGGAGGCGCTCTACGCGCCGGTGGTGCGGGACTATCGCGAGGTGACGAAGGTGCGTGCGCCGGGTGAGCTGAAGGTCGTGGAGGTGGCGCACCGGCCGCATCTCGACGGAGTGGTGCAGGCGCTGGTGTCGCGCGACATCGTGAAGCCGACGGATGATGGCTTCGAGTGGGGTTCGAACGCGACGCAGCTCTCCGGGTTCCATGAGGCGTGTGCCTGGCGCGGCGGGGTCGAGCGATGA
- a CDS encoding FAD-binding oxidoreductase, with amino-acid sequence MADKSGTSRRLDKVVLNATGGQNGGQSASASSGDTRFTPPVAPASTEVESLEGWGFADTRFVVQPDGSTVLTGTRYNISNVALPDLMPWFAAKLASPLSYENRNEPHYPPQIPEAKKDEKLVAALREFLKEDQLTDDPKERLRRGHGHTGGEIWAIRYTKLDRVPDLVAFPRSHEEVVRLVEVAMKHGACVIPFGGGTNVTEALRIPLSEKRLVIAVDMRQMNRILWLDPVNRMACIEAGATGRHLMSELAKFGLTMGHEPDSLEFSTLGGWIATNASGMKKNRYGNIEDLVLDMQVVTSQGIVERPRQAPRESVGVNPRQYMFGSEGNFGIITTAVVKLFPVPEVQRYGSVLFPDLKTGLAFLYELQKSGAVPASVRVMDNTQFHFGQALKPAKHGLAAKLKSEVEKVVVTKLKGYDPYKLAVATVVFEGSREEVAFQEKTLYRIAAEHGGMKGGGANGERGYQLTFGIAYIRDLTFEHWAIAESFETSVPWSLAMELYERVQRRVEKEHAAMKLPGKVFFTGRLTQVYQTGVVIYFYLGFYAKGVKDPVGAYAALEHAAREEILAAGGSLSHHHGIGKIRRDFLPEVYSEGALALNRKVKAAIDPDNVFGASNSGINGPIALTPDEEAH; translated from the coding sequence ATGGCAGATAAATCGGGTACTTCGCGCCGTCTGGACAAGGTGGTGCTGAACGCAACCGGTGGGCAGAACGGCGGCCAGTCGGCCTCGGCGTCCTCCGGCGACACGCGCTTCACTCCCCCCGTCGCACCGGCGTCCACCGAGGTGGAGTCCCTGGAAGGCTGGGGCTTCGCGGACACGCGCTTCGTGGTGCAACCCGATGGCAGCACGGTGCTGACGGGGACCCGGTACAACATCAGCAACGTCGCGCTGCCGGACCTGATGCCCTGGTTCGCCGCGAAGCTCGCCTCCCCGCTGAGCTACGAGAACCGCAACGAGCCGCACTACCCGCCCCAGATTCCGGAGGCGAAGAAGGACGAGAAGCTGGTCGCGGCGCTGCGCGAGTTCCTCAAGGAGGACCAGCTCACGGACGACCCCAAGGAGCGCCTGCGCCGGGGCCACGGCCACACGGGCGGGGAAATCTGGGCCATCCGCTACACCAAGCTGGACCGGGTGCCGGACCTCGTCGCCTTCCCTCGGAGCCATGAGGAGGTGGTGCGCCTGGTGGAAGTCGCCATGAAGCACGGCGCCTGCGTCATCCCCTTCGGCGGCGGCACCAACGTGACGGAGGCGCTGCGCATCCCGCTCTCGGAGAAGCGCCTGGTCATCGCCGTGGACATGCGGCAGATGAACCGCATCCTGTGGCTGGACCCCGTCAACCGCATGGCCTGCATCGAGGCGGGCGCCACCGGGCGCCACCTGATGAGCGAGCTGGCGAAGTTCGGCCTCACCATGGGCCATGAGCCTGACAGCCTCGAGTTCTCCACGCTCGGCGGGTGGATTGCCACCAACGCCAGCGGCATGAAGAAGAACCGCTACGGCAACATCGAGGACCTGGTGCTCGACATGCAGGTCGTCACCTCGCAGGGCATCGTCGAGCGCCCGCGGCAGGCGCCTCGGGAGAGCGTGGGCGTCAACCCGCGCCAGTACATGTTCGGCAGCGAGGGGAACTTCGGCATCATCACCACCGCGGTGGTGAAGCTGTTCCCGGTGCCCGAGGTCCAGCGCTACGGCTCGGTCCTCTTCCCCGACCTCAAGACGGGCCTCGCCTTCCTCTACGAGCTGCAGAAGTCAGGCGCGGTGCCGGCCAGTGTCCGGGTGATGGACAACACCCAGTTCCACTTCGGCCAGGCGCTCAAGCCGGCGAAGCACGGGCTCGCGGCGAAGCTGAAGAGCGAGGTCGAGAAGGTCGTCGTGACCAAGCTCAAGGGCTACGACCCGTACAAGCTCGCCGTGGCCACGGTCGTCTTCGAGGGCTCCCGCGAAGAGGTCGCGTTCCAGGAGAAGACGCTGTACCGCATCGCCGCGGAGCACGGCGGCATGAAGGGCGGCGGCGCCAACGGCGAGCGCGGCTACCAGCTCACCTTCGGCATCGCCTACATCCGCGACCTCACCTTCGAGCACTGGGCCATCGCGGAGAGCTTCGAGACGAGCGTGCCGTGGAGCCTCGCCATGGAGCTCTACGAGCGCGTGCAGCGCCGCGTCGAGAAGGAACACGCGGCCATGAAGCTGCCGGGCAAGGTGTTCTTCACCGGCCGCCTCACCCAGGTCTACCAGACGGGCGTGGTCATCTACTTCTACCTGGGCTTCTACGCGAAGGGCGTGAAGGACCCGGTGGGGGCGTACGCGGCGCTGGAGCACGCGGCGCGCGAGGAGATTCTCGCCGCGGGAGGCTCGCTCTCCCATCACCACGGCATCGGCAAGATTCGCCGCGACTTCCTCCCGGAGGTGTACTCGGAGGGCGCGCTGGCGCTCAACCGCAAGGTGAAGGCGGCCATCGACCCGGACAACGTCTTCGGCGCGTCGAACAGCGGCATCAACGGCCCCATCGCGCTCACCCCGGATGAGGAGGCGCACTGA